CCAGAAAATATTCCGACTTCTACCGAGTGCAAATAAACATCAACCGATCAATACTTTCACGGCATTGTCGAATGTTATCGAAAACAACTGACCAAAAACAGTTTCGGATCAAGTTTTTTAGTTAAAGATGGCTATTAAATCTATTATTTATAGAATGGTTAgtttaaaattgaatataaataaatttcaataccCATTCTTGCTtggtaatttgaaaaaaacatttttgcctCGTTTGTTGCAGTTTGAGTAACCAACGTTATTCTTGTCTGATAGATGGCGTTCGTAACGCCGTGAatactgttttattttattagctGGAGGGAGTGGAGCTTAACGACAAGTaaacaacagaaatgaaaGCTCTTAGAACAGCCCAGCCATAGAACAGCATTTTACGTTTCATAACAAGAGATTGGATAGCTGAGATATTTCTGAAGTGTAAAGTCTTATGTGctaatcatttttcttgttgcatAGGGTGACTGCTGTCTATCGCAATTAAAGCCTCGTGTTACTTGTTCGAATTGGGGATCATCTCCAGAATAACTTTAACGTGTTATTAAGGCATGTATATGGTAttgtgtaatatttttttttcaggactTTGTATTGGCTTCTCCAGTTTCTGCTGACcttggtaaatttttaattgaagtaacttcttaattaaaatttatgttttacaAAGTAAGGTGATGGTAAGGTTTTGCCTTCAGAATACTTGCATTCATCAATCAGAAAgttttatattaatttcaagagtaattttttaaatatctattGCAAAACTTATATCACCAATATCATTCATCACCAACTTATataaatttagttttgaaattCCTATGTAGCCCTGAAAGTTTTACTGAGTTGGAGccataaaaaaatcacattgaTTTGTggcattatttttcttgatttgggTTTTCTATTATGTTACAGATGTAAATTCCCAGTTATGGTCAAGATGAGCATAGTAATCTTTCACAAAATTTCCTGTACCCCTGTCTAAGCTGTAAATAGTATCTTTAATCAGGCTAATATTAAGACCTGATTACATTGCTAGAACCTAGAATGCTCCCCAAAACTTGTTAGACAAGTTTGAGATTTTTGGCAAGATATTTTAACCAAATTCTTTGAAAGTTGTTGAtcttaaaatctaatttatacatttttatagATGAGTCAGCATAGCTGAAGCCTGAAGGGACGAATATTTATCATTCTTTTTTAGGCGAATTTTTCCGTTCAAGTTTCGATTCGTTGTTACAGTAGAATATTTTGTATGTTAAAtgtatacatttttctttccccaacATGTTTTTGTGCggtttgcttcttcttcccaacattttattttccgtttgtACCCGCCAGGGGTGCTCCGTGTCgttgttcccccccccccctttattttcttaaatccCTCTGGCTATGCCCTCGGGGTAAGGAATGTTATTGATTTTAGAGTGCCTGAGTGGAGCCCCTCTGCTAGCTCTAGCTGCTACatgaattataaaataatataaatgtCTCGctgctaaaaaaagaaatgtggacCTTCACGGTGAAAACACTTAACTCAATAGTGTTACCtgtcaatttttaattgcattttataTTCTTTCACGAGTCGTAAGAAtaagattaaatttaaaaaaagaatctacaCTAGTTGTGTGTAAaataagcagcagcagcagactggggagaggggggggggaagaaatgGGGCTAAGCATGGATTGAGAACAAACTTGGTATCTCTGCGCGCCAACAAGAATTCAACCAGAAAGGAAGAataaatggaaagaaaagttgtgttTGTTTGAGCAGTAATATCGAGATTGATTCgtctcaaataataaaaaattcagcATGGAGAAGAACACGGCTTTAGTATATATTCTTCAATAAAATCTGGCAGCcattaagtttattttttatgacaAACGGTTTGGCCTTGAAATTCAAAGCCACAAAAAGTGGGAGAAAAAcattcctttgtttcaaacaTATTCATGGGTTCCTCTTCTTGTCTCGAGTAGGTTTGAGCGAGAAGAACAAcattctttatattttccaTTGTCTTTTTGTTAAATCTGATTTGAGAGAGGTTTGATATTTATCCGTCTGCTgcttaaaaaatcgaaaagatTGCAATCACACAGCCACAGAGGATGTGACTTTGAAAAAGCAGAAGTCATGGCGCGCTTGGCGTTTAAAAGGGGAAGGAGGATTTCTAAAGTTAATTCTGTCTCTGATGGTGATGGTTCAGGAAGGGGAAAATAGggttaaagaaagaagaaaaagggtcgAAAAGGACATGATAAATAATTCGaaagcgacacacacacaaagatgtttttttcaaggagaagtaagaaaaaacggagggggggagagaaaaagatggcgGATGatgaaggaaggaaaaaataaaataaaagagaaacgtGACGCGATGGCTGGCGGGCGCTGAGATCGGCCAATCAGAATGAAGCTTTCACAGActtcaaacattttgaaagGGGGATGGGAAAGTCTTTGTTCGTTGTACGTTGTTGCCGCTAGGATTTCCCCCCTCTCAACCGTCGTTTTTCCCCTACCCCTATTGCACATGCGCCCTCTAGCGAGCGCCCCATAAGGACGACCGTTGGTGAagtttctgtgtgtgtgtgtatgtagtAGAAGTGTGTACGGTGTGGGCCAAACCGAAACTCAAACTTGTAACTACAGTTTTTCGTTTGGATTTCGGCCATCCGCCCTCCGATTCAAGACAACAACGTGACAAACAGTAAGTTAATGAAATTTTGCATCGAATGGTACCAGATTTAGTCACTGTTAGAGTAAATGTCATGTGTTTTTTATCGAAATAAAGTGGCGCGGGAAAATGCCGGACGGGGCGGGCTCGGTTTTTTGATTCTCCGTCGCGCGCACTAAGTAGCGATCGACCctccatctttcttttctcctcctcATTTCCTTTGGCCACCACCTTTCGCGCGCTACCTCATGTTTACCTTCAATTTGGTCACTGAAATATGGCAATTTCGTTAATTTCATAGATATTTTTGCATTCCGGTAATCTTGTTTTACTAGACTTGTCTcgtttatttcaaatattttcgctGAAATCATCTTGTCGATGGCTTAAAAGACTCGAGGGTCCCTCGTTTTTCGTCTGTTCCCGCCCCGGCTCTCCCTGACTAcgtactttttttcttgtcaaagAGATTGGGCTCTCGCttgtagtagtatagtagtaaCACAGCGTAAACGTGCCCTTGATTTGCGCGCTATCCAAGGACATGGCCTTCGATGTTTGAATCTGCGTCAATtacttttggaaatttttttgtttttttgaaactgTGAAAGTCAACTGTGTCTAATggtgttgttttaatttattaaaggTGATATCTActagaagaaataaagagacTACCTTGATATGGACATGTATTCCAACAGTGGACTCCCTAGCCTGACTTCAACATCATTTACCTACTCAGCCATGCACGATCCATTGGCTCTGCCAGACTTCTGTGATTTTGATGGCAAAAATGACTTGATGGACTGCAGTTTGGGATTTAGTTTCCCAGAGCTCAACTCCTTTGGTGGTTTAGATCTGGACAAGCTTGACCAACTTGTGAGGATGGAAGCTGATCTTGAAAGGATTGAACGGCTGGAAAGGCTAGAAGTGGAAGTGGGTTCTCTTGATTCAGATGGAGAGTCAGCAATTTCTTTCCCGCCAACACTCATTGGACCTTCCTTGGGCCTCAGTGGTTGGGCACCATCAGACATGAGCGTAAGTTATACAAACTCACTATTTAGCATTTACTATTGCATGTATTAATTTGCTATCATTGCCTTTTATTAGATTGACTCAAGTCTCAATCATGGGTGCAGTGTGACAGCAGCCATGGACTCTGATTCAACAGATGTGGTAGTCAACCCCTTATCAGTCTTGCCTGTCAGTAGTTCTGCAAGCAGTCTTAGCAGTGGCTGGTCATCCTTGCTCCATAGGCCGATTGTATCCACGGCACCTTCGACTATCAATGTTCCTTCTCCGATGCCGGCTAGTCCGGCTCCACAGGGTTCACCTATCAGCTTGCCGACTAGAATCGCCAAGTCCATAGCGAACAACCATGGCTCATCTGTGATGAACGATTCCGGAAGTATTGGCGCAAACAACGGCGGCGGATTCCCTAAGCCTGCCTATTCGTATTCTTGTCTTATCGCTCTTGCGCTCAAAAATAGCCGGACTGGCTGCTTACCTGTATCTGAAATTTATCGTTTTATgtggtatgttttttttaatcatttcaaggaaaattattcagttagttttaatgtttttaaatattatctcTAGTGAGCACTTCCCATATTTTCGGACAGCTCCAGCTGGCTGGAAAAATTCTGTCCGCCACAATTTAAGCTTGAACAAGTGCTTTGAAAAGGTGGAAAAGATTGGCGCTACTAATCCTAATGGCACTGTGGGATCAACCACGACCAACAGTTCTTCCACCCGCAAGGGTAagggtttttttcttagtaTTTTGCGAACACGAATTAAAATGTCTTGATTTCTTTAGGATGTTTGTGGACATTGAGTCCTGCTAAGGCTACCAAAATGGACGAAGAAGTGCTCAAGTGGTCACGTAAAGACCCATCTGCCATTAAACGTGCCATGGCCTATCCAGGTAtggaatttttataatttccttttcccaCTCGATAATTTATTAATGTACTCTTTGTATCTAATTAGATGCCCTCGAAATGTTGGAACGTGGTGAGATGAAGATGGAATCAGCTGGTGGGGCCAGCACAGAATCTGAAGACGAAGGTGAGGGTCCCGAGGAAGAAGTCGAATGCCCGTCTCCGCTTGCTCGAGTCACACCGCCCGAGCCCAGTCCGCCTTTGGATGACAACAAGTCCAATGGCAACAATAAGGAGCAGCTCAATATTGGTGTCAGCATTGTGTCTCGATTGGCCCCACCTATTACGGGCCGAAGGCCGTCCGTCCCACAGTCTGGTGCTGCCAAATCCCAGCCACAGAAAGTGTATTACAGCTTGCCCAAGTTTCAGACGTCGGGCAATGAGCTCATCATCATTGGCGATCCACGAATGGATACTATGTGAAACTTGTTTCGTATTTAGTTTTCTTCCGTGTTCCATCACGTCCCGTCTTTACTTCTTCATCCTCATCTTATCTCAATCCGCCGGGATTAtccgaaacaaacaaaaaaatcaattatgcCTACctcttcaaatttcttcttcttttttttgtacgaGAACCTCACTGATTTTGCAGCTATTTCTGTTTAGGTGTTTCAAGATTGTTTGCTCCGTTCTCTTCCAATCACATTTGTTTATCTTTCTGTGTTGAGGTGAGGAAGGAAAAGTTTTTTGGTGTTCTGCACGTACCTGACAAACGGCGGATTCAAACCAACCAGGGACCAGAGTCGATGATGATGTGTGCATGTGCTGTGTTTAAACGCTCCCATTTAGATATTTCTTGCTGTACTTGACGAGTTAATATCTCGCGCCCCCACCACATTATTGGCCAATATGAAgataagtttttctttttatgttcgTGCCTTTTTTCCAATTACTCGTCCCTTACTGGACCCCTATCCCCTACAGTTGTCTAAACGTGGCGGTGATCTCCTTATTTCCGAcgtgttttccttttataaCTATTCtgtaaggttttttttgttgtttcattttgtccTCTTCACTTAAGTAATTGCGATCGATTTCATTGGACACTCGTGTATTTGTCAATGTCGTGTGTATATAAATAcataatgaataatttttccagaaaaaaacttgtgtATTCGTTTCACATTTGAGTTATTATCCGAGTTGGAATTGAGTTATTTGGGTGCCAGGATAAGTAGTGTAAATGACGTTGGCCTGCTGATTGCTCAGCTGCCCGTCCGCAGTCAAGACGTTCACTGTGTGGCTTGAAGAACCTGCATCACctaaaagtaaacaaacaaactaagTGACATCtctaatcaaaacaaaaacaaagaggCTTCTGCTACCATATTCTTCAGCTCCTTCATCAAAACCATCAGCTCCAGGAGTCCTATCCCCTTTAATTGACTCGCGATACTTTTGGAGGTAATTCTTGAGTGGCTCTGCATAGTTATCAAAACCCAAGGTAGACATGGCAAAAAGAATATCCTCTCCATTGAtggtctttcttttctcttggtGGCAACGTTCACTTGCTTCACTTGTGATGAAACTGATGAATTCAGAAACACACTCTTGAACACATTCCCTGGCATCCTTGGCAATCTGTGTAACATTTTTGTGATCATGATGTAGATTTATAAAGATCAACATACTACTGACTCTTAATCATCACATAATTTTATTCATCTTAAATTTACCTTTCCTGTGCGTGGGATTGTTTTCTTCATAATACGAGCTACATTGGCAATTGGGAGGAATCTATCCTGCTCCCTCAACATGGGATTAGAATGATCACTTCCATCTCCATCACCAGAATCATCTGCATTGTCTCCTCCCATACTGTTTTCTCCTGttcattaataattaaaataatatgtCATCACATTGAATAacataaagaaatggttttcttgttttaccATCGCCATCCGATTGCACAAATAACTGGGAATCTGAAGAGAGGAACGTCGCACCCAATTCTTGACTGGCGTCATTCCCGTCCatcatttctaaatatttatataaaacTGTAAAAGAGTTTTATCTGCGAAAACTATCTCGACTTTGAGTTGAATTGTCCAGAAAACAACACGTCCAATCAGTGAGTGAAGGAAATGCGATTGGCTGTGAGCGTCGACAATGGCAATGGGCAACGCTGTTGGGCATTGGTGGCTAAATAGTTTAATGTTCGATTATTTATGGGTTGATTTTATCGACGAATATTTGCTGTAAataatctaataataaaatttaaaaagcaatAATTATATAATTGTATGAATCTATGCcaatttgctttaaaaaaaaatatttctttaagaaTCTAAATCAGTTTTCGATTATTCTATCGTTCTAGCAGACGATCGTCGTTACTACTGACTTGTGTGTAACCGGTGTATGTTTATATTTCCTGACTGTTTAGAGTCCGAAATCATAATTAAACTAGTGAGTATTTACATTTATGCATAGGAAATTCTAATTTCTAAGAACAATTTCACAAAATTAATTGGAATTCACAATAGGCAAGATGATGGGCCAACACGCAAAGTTCATTGCTAGGACGGTGTTCGTCCAAAACAACGACATTGAACAAGCCTGCCGTGTAATTAACAGGTTTGTGTATTATATTGTGttggaaaatacaaaatttaaagatCAATACTGTGCTGTAACGTCAAATGGAACTAACTTTCTTTAAACAGGATAATGGGTTCTGAAGGATGGTTTGATCAGTTTCGCAGGACCAGACGTTATGAGAAGCCTTACATGGTATGGCACTGAGTATTGTTCTGTTCTTGATTGAGTATGAAACTAAGGGATTAATGCAAGActtattttcaatctttaaATTTAGGCACGAAGAAggatcaattttgaaaagtgtAAAGCCATCTACAATGAAGATATGAACAGAAAAATTCAGTTTGTATTGAGAGCAAACAGAGTGGATCCATTCCCTGGATGTTAAAAGTTTTTTCATTATCTTAGTAAAACACAATTGTCTTAATCATTATAATTAAATgtctgttttatttcattaaacaTCTAAAACAGCTCTAACAACTTGAGGTATATTACAACACTATTGCCATAGAAACATGTATACCTATAAAATACTGCAAGCAGAAAAGAGAGGGTGAATTTGCATAggaacatgaaaataatacGATAGTCTCACACGATCTCCAGTCGTTTATGGAAATGAGTAACATAGAAAAAGACTAGGTAGAAACCGATTTGTTTAAACGCTAGAAAAGTTAAGGCACTGGGACTGAATAGTGTCTTTCGTCCTCCTCAATTATGGATATTAAATTGTTGGAGGATTCAAAATCTGGGTAAGAAGTACGTAGATCCACATTGTCCTGCCCATCAAGGTTCATGGTCGTTGGGCGATATACGTCTATTCGGGCATGAAGTGCAAATCCCAGTAAGTAATACTCTgcctaaaattaaaaaaaaaaaaaatgcaatgaaaaaaCTGTATGATTCTCTTTATTCACTAGATCTTCTACCATTCTTACGTTCCTCTGATATGAGCAGCAGTTAAATAAAGCGTAAAGACTgagtaatatttttatcatttaagAATTCGTGAAACAAAAGCTAACATACCCGTTGTAAAGTAGTCGAATCTCCAATCGGATTTAGATAATTCATTGCCAATCCCTTGACATTTTTGGAATCGGGGCGCGAAAAGAGGCCCAGGGCAAACAGTGGAAAAGAGTCTCCAAGTGAATCGgccaaatttaaattcaatgcGGCGCTCAACATGTGCAACTTTAGAGCTTCCATCAGTTGCGTGTCCAACACCAAGTCTGCATTCAAGCGAGACACAAGAGCTTCCAATGGATCATTTTCGCTGGCCAAGTCTTCCATCTgcaaaaaaataggaaacagTTTTAGCAAATCGTATCACGTTTCAAAGgattttgtgaaaaatacCAAACGATCCAGCGTTTCTAGACACAAATGAATGCCCTGGATGACATTGTTGCGTCCATAAGGCAATCGATGACCAAACGTCCATTGACGTATCCATTCCCCTCCTTGAGCCAGTTCACGATCAATAGAGTCGATAGCTTCACTAGCTCGTGGCCAAGGAATCTTCTTCATCACCATCTGGCATAATGTTGCTCTGAGGATGCCGTAGTTGTCTCCACGCATTTTCCTCATTCTCCGACATTCGGTTAAGCGTTCCAATTCGATGTAGGCCTTTGCAAATGAATTAAGATATGAGTCAAGCTGACACGATTGTGACGCAAACTAAGGCATACTTGTTTAATAGTCTGAGCACGCGGCGTTGGGGCTTGCCATGTATCCTGGGCGTAATGATGCAATAGGACGGTAGATCCAACCGCTTCTTCTCTCCAGGATGCTTCCAGATCGAGTCCAAGATCAGAGAAGGCTGAATCCCGATTATGTTGACTGGACTTTGCCCATTGTCGACGTTTGACCACTCCACTTCCAGCGACGCTATCTTCATGGGACGAATCGTCAGGACTAGTCATGCAACTACTGTAGGATGACGTCGTGGTGCAGCTCATGGAATCACTCTCCCTTTTCAAGAGAAATGAGAGAATGTTTTCCATATCATTCCAGACGTTGaagattctttatttttcataccTCTTCTCTTGAAGAGGTGAGAGGATCGAAGCCGATGTAAAAGAGGCCGATGCATCACTGCCAGGTGTTGTTCCCTCCCACTCCAAGTAGCCAGATTCTTGCGAGCACCAAACAGGATCAATGTTTTGAACTTCCAACAACTTGCCACTTTTGTACATGGGAAGCGCTGTGCAAGAGGCTGAAAGTACTGGATCCGCAAGTAACGCCgatttctcatcatcatcgggcTTTTTCTGTGTGTAGTGGTTGGGCGGTTGCAAATCAAGATTATCCCATTCCATGGATATTCCATCTTCATCactaaaaattgtaaaaaaccAGATTAATATTATTCCatgcaaaaaaatattggcaTTGATGGATGTTACCTGCCAGAGATAAGGGGTAGCTGTACGTGACTAGGAGAAAAGTCGGAAGCGTTGGATGCCACGTCGCTGATTTCGTCGGAGATAGAGGTCAGGTTGAGCATGCCTTTGAACGAGGATTGCGACAAATGGAGGGGAGCCAATTCCATGTTCATACCTGACAGATCAATCTCAGACCCACCGCTTGTCGGGTGATCGTGAAGAGTGTACAATTCGTGGTTCATGGCCAAACAATTGTTCTTGACGCTGTTTATTTCTTGCTCGATTCGTTCAATGACTTCCAAGGTGTTTGAGCTGCAACCTGCACTGAAAGGCAAGTCTAGGGAGAAATCCGAGCAGTCACTATCGACTGAACACTCCCGGATTAGTCGACTCACTTCACTAGCTCCGGATACGAAAGATTCTACAGAACCGTCCCACAGGCTCCAGGAGACTCCATCAGACTgtagaaaagagaagaatgacTCAACATTTCAAGAATAAATAAACGTGTGTGAAATATACCTGAGAATGCGGATCTTTAACGGACAAGCTGTAGGAACGTAAACGATGTGAACGTATTGGTGAAACTTCTTGTGAAGAAAATCCGGAGAAGGATTCACTAGACTGATGGACGAAAGTTCGTTCATCTTGTGCAGGTTTGTGCATTGGGTACGTcaattctttaagcttgaccAATCCGTCTGGAGTGGAATAGCTCGGGCGAAGTGGCAGTGGATGGAATCCGAGTTCCTGTTTCTGTGTTTGTTTACGGCGGCATGCCACGTGACGCCAGCGAGTGCGAATTTGATCAGCTATGTACACTCCTTTACCAATCTAAATTTGGAAtgggttaaaaataaaacgatagATTTTGATCGAGTGAGTGAGTTTGCCACATAAAGTATTTACCTTGCGTTTCGGTCGGTGATCGGCCGCAAGGCAGTTGAGTCCCACGGAGATATCGATCTCGAACAAGTCAAACAAATCCTGAATTCAATCACGATACATCGTAGTTAGTAATGGAGAAGTGACCATGCTGGCCAGGCCGTTCTGGAGACGACCACGCTATTTATGGATCAATAGGTGGAAGGGGTCCAACAGGCAACATTCGGATTGACGTCATTCGACAGTACGTACCTCCTCCATTTCTTCACAATCCTCGCCGCCGTCGTGTTCCATTTCAAAGGACATGGGAAACAAAGAAGGTGGTATTCCTCCGTCTATGAACCTCCTATGCATCGAGTATAGCCAGTGGTAACAGAGTACTCCGCCTACTCCGAGAAGCACTACGATTCCTGCTGCCTTGGCTATAAATGTACAAGACAATTAAATTTATGAAAGATGACCATATGGATGAACTGTGATGGATATATACCCGAATGTTTGGCGACAGCCCATGCCTGTTCGAGCCAACAAATTTCTATGCCTATATTTCCGGAAAAGGAACACACATTGCTCTCTAAGGCGATAGCGCCTGGAGTGGCTACTAAACCCAGGGTGGAACATGGGGAAAAAAGTCCTGAATTTCCACCTGGGCTGAAGTAGACAGCAAAAAGAAGGCCACCGGGTACTGAACCGGAGTAATCAAACATGCTGGACCTGGGCGAGCGACTATTGACTGGAGACGCTTCGAATTCGTCCTCCAACAATATGaatcttttcttcattccAAGTAGAAAGGCTCCAATGGAGAGATGAGTTGCAAACCAGCATCAAgcttggattttctttaactGACTTTTGCTACTGTCACAGCAAGTGGTTGGATGCTGTGTGTCTTCAACAGATACCGTTTCAGATCTGAAATATGCACAACAGATATCCCTATAGGAATCTTTGgacaaaattgaatatttagcAATGATCAATCAATATATCTCTTATGTAATTTACATCTTTGTTTAGCTCAAATATAATTCATAGAAAATACTCACCTTAAACATTTTGGAGATATGGCAAACAATAGTAAATGAAAAGTGTTGGGGGGTGTGAAAGAGAAAGCAGTTAATACcacaaaaatggagaaaaggtCTAGCTAAGCTTGtgaatcaataatttttttacttgaggTGAATTGACAATGACCGAAACGTACCACCGCGTTGGGTTTTTATCTAAGGGCCAAGAGCTCTAATCTACGCAGTCTACGTGATTCTTATAACGTAAGAAATTGTTTACCTTGTGAAATAATCAGATTTTGGCTTTCCCTTTAGGTGGTGTGATAATGTTCTAGCCTCGGTTGGAAGACCAAAGGTTGCCGGGCCGCAAATCGGCCACGGCTTCCTTTCGATTAACTTTAAACGCAGTCCAATCTATTGTGGTGGTTGACGTAAATCCTATCATCCAAATACTTAAGTAAACACACTTTGATTCACCCAGAAACTGGGCACAACTACTCTTCAGAATCCATCACTGTTGATGTCTACGACCACAATATTACTAGTAGACAGCTGAGCCCTCCAGCGTCTAGAGGGAGATACTCATCGTCAAGCCAAAAGAGAGCTGCTTACGGTAATATTATTTCCGCCTACAATACGCAGAACGCAGTATAATgtgaaacatgaaaaaaaaaaatatattattagcGTACTTTAGAAaggcagagctatagatacctggtcagttcatggctgtgttggcttccctatcccggtttcagggtaaacgtaagccgatttggaagAATGAatgagcgcctctagtgagtgtgtcagctactacgtgaagccagccaatcaggaagggtctatgaaaaactcattggccaatcacagcttacttttctacaagaagtaaacaataataaaaaggagaagtaTCCAACTGTCAAACCTCTAAGTTTTATCTAACTTCTAAGTGTCCTATCTTTTTAAGTGTCCtcacatttttacattttattgtttggttgtgtaaaaaaaatatgtggtGTAAATACATGGTACGTTTTATTCTTAGttactttgaattttattctctttctgcAATATTTCGATCTTAACACGCCAGCTGAGTCCAATATACCAGAAAGACGAGATTAAAAGTTAATATTTATGAACCTTTAATGAGGAATGCATGAACAAATTTTTCGATCGTTGAAATCCTTTATCAATTGCGTTATATTTTCAACTGTTGTGAAATGGTTTGACAAAGCAGTAGTGCTTGATGGAATGTTCTTTCCGTTGACATAATACATtacttcttgtttgttttgaaaatgtacaCTTTTCACATTATAATTTCCATTTGGTAGTTGATCCATCGAAATGCAATaaatcatttgtttgatttgatcaAAAGACCATATCCAATTCTTTGGTATCATTGATAAAGTTACTAGTGACTGAAATGTCACAAAATTAGACTTGAAATTAGTAGAGCTTGCTTCCATAGAAGGTGATGTAACTGTCGAATCTTCAATGACAACAGCAACGTTTTTGTTCATTACAtcaggaagtggatcaaaaatagcttcttcagcagcctgggGAATGTCCATTGATTCTTGAATAGTAGAGGTAGCTTCCATAGAAGGCGATGCAACTGTCGTATCTTCAATGACAACAGCAAGATTTTCTTTGCTTGAATCAGGAAGTGGATCAACAATTCcttcttcagcagcctggtGAATGTCGATTGTTTCTTGAATAGTAGAGGTAACTTCCATGGAGGGTGCTATAAGA
The window above is part of the Daphnia pulex isolate KAP4 chromosome 3, ASM2113471v1 genome. Proteins encoded here:
- the LOC124191382 gene encoding hepatocyte nuclear factor 3-gamma-like, which encodes MDMYSNSGLPSLTSTSFTYSAMHDPLALPDFCDFDGKNDLMDCSLGFSFPELNSFGGLDLDKLDQLVRMEADLERIERLERLEVEVGSLDSDGESAISFPPTLIGPSLGLSGWAPSDMSIDSSLNHGCSVTAAMDSDSTDVVVNPLSVLPVSSSASSLSSGWSSLLHRPIVSTAPSTINVPSPMPASPAPQGSPISLPTRIAKSIANNHGSSVMNDSGSIGANNGGGFPKPAYSYSCLIALALKNSRTGCLPVSEIYRFMCEHFPYFRTAPAGWKNSVRHNLSLNKCFEKVEKIGATNPNGTVGSTTTNSSSTRKGCLWTLSPAKATKMDEEVLKWSRKDPSAIKRAMAYPDALEMLERGEMKMESAGGASTESEDEGEGPEEEVECPSPLARVTPPEPSPPLDDNKSNGNNKEQLNIGVSIVSRLAPPITGRRPSVPQSGAAKSQPQKVYYSLPKFQTSGNELIIIGDPRMDTM
- the LOC124191328 gene encoding uncharacterized protein LOC124191328, producing the protein MKKRFILLEDEFEASPVNSRSPRSSMFDYSGSVPGGLLFAVYFSPGGNSGLFSPCSTLGLVATPGAIALESNVCSFSGNIGIEICWLEQAWAVAKHSAKAAGIVVLLGVGGVLCYHWLYSMHRRFIDGGIPPSLFPMSFEMEHDGGEDCEEMEEDLFDLFEIDISVGLNCLAADHRPKRKIGKGVYIADQIRTRWRHVACRRKQTQKQELGFHPLPLRPSYSTPDGLVKLKELTYPMHKPAQDERTFVHQSSESFSGFSSQEVSPIRSHRLRSYSLSVKDPHSQSDGVSWSLWDGSVESFVSGASEVSRLIRECSVDSDCSDFSLDLPFSAGCSSNTLEVIERIEQEINSVKNNCLAMNHELYTLHDHPTSGGSEIDLSGMNMELAPLHLSQSSFKGMLNLTSISDEISDVASNASDFSPSHVQLPLISGSDEDGISMEWDNLDLQPPNHYTQKKPDDDEKSALLADPVLSASCTALPMYKSGKLLEVQNIDPVWCSQESGYLEWEGTTPGSDASASFTSASILSPLQEKRESDSMSCTTTSSYSSCMTSPDDSSHEDSVAGSGVVKRRQWAKSSQHNRDSAFSDLGLDLEASWREEAVGSTVLLHHYAQDTWQAPTPRAQTIKQAYIELERLTECRRMRKMRGDNYGILRATLCQMVMKKIPWPRASEAIDSIDRELAQGGEWIRQWTFGHRLPYGRNNVIQGIHLCLETLDRLMEDLASENDPLEALVSRLNADLVLDTQLMEALKLHMLSAALNLNLADSLGDSFPLFALGLFSRPDSKNVKGLAMNYLNPIGDSTTLQRAEYYLLGFALHARIDVYRPTTMNLDGQDNVDLRTSYPDFESSNNLISIIEEDERHYSVPVP
- the LOC124191383 gene encoding nuclear transcription factor Y subunit beta-like, whose amino-acid sequence is MMDGNDASQELGATFLSSDSQLFVQSDGDGENSMGGDNADDSGDGDGSDHSNPMLREQDRFLPIANVARIMKKTIPRTGKIAKDARECVQECVSEFISFITSEASERCHQEKRKTINGEDILFAMSTLGFDNYAEPLKNYLQKYRESIKGDRTPGADGFDEGAEEYGDAGSSSHTVNVLTADGQLSNQQANVIYTTYPGTQITQFQLG
- the LOC124191332 gene encoding uncharacterized protein LOC124191332 gives rise to the protein MEVTSTIQETIDIHQAAEEGIVDPLPDSSKENLAVVIEDTTVASPSMEATSTIQESMDIPQAAEEAIFDPLPDVMNKNVAVVIEDSTVTSPSMEASSTNFKSNFVTFQSLVTLSMIPKNWIWSFDQIKQMIYCISMDQLPNGNYNVKSVHFQNKQEVMYYVNGKNIPSSTTALSNHFTTVENITQLIKDFNDRKICSCIPH